Genomic DNA from Methanofastidiosum sp.:
CTTAATTTAACTTTTGCATATATAAATATATTATTAATATTTTTGATTCAAGAGCAGACGAATGAGAAAATAAAAATTTAGGCAGATTTTTTATTACATAAGTTCTAGAGATTTATTATTTTTTTCATAGAATATCATTCAAAATGGTCATATCCTTTTTTGAGTTCAATTTTCTGATTATTTTTTAATAGAGCGACATCTCCCTTTACTATTTTTCCGACTATGGTAAAATCATTGAAGTTTGCCCTTAAATTGTCTATATTACCCTTAGATATAGTAAATACAAGTTCAAAATCTTCTCCACCATAAAGGGCAAAATCATGAGGGTCCATTCCTAGGATATTTCCGGAGGCAATAGTTTCATTGGACAAAGGAATTCTATCATAAAGAATTTCAGCCCCAACCTTGCTTTCTTCACAGATATGCTTAATCTCACTGGCCAACCCATCGCTTACATCAATCATCGATGTGGCATATTTAGCAATAATCTTGGCCTCTACTGCACTTCTAGATTTTACTTTAAGATAATTGTCAAAAAAGCCTTCTTTTCCAAACTGCAATAAGTTTAATCCTGCGGCGTTTCCACCTAAATTTCCTGTAACGCATATGAGGTCTCCTAATTTTGCTCCCGATCTTAATCTCAATAGTCCAGCTTCAACCTCTCCCAAAAGAGTAATGTTGAATACATACTCTGTTCCATGTGTTGTGTCGCCTCCAAGGATATGTACTCCGTGTTTTTTTGTGGACTCACAAAGACCATTATAAAATTCATCGATAAATTCAACTTGAGTATCCTTTTTAATCGACATTGAAACAAATGCATATTTTGGTGTGCCCCCCATGGCTACTATGTCAGACACATTGACTTCCATCAACTTATTGCCGATTTGAATAGGAGTATGCCATTTTAATGAAAAATGATCGTTTTCCACCATCATGTCAGTCGTAATAAGAAGATAGCTATTATTTTTATATTTTATAACGGCGCAGTCATCTCCAATGCCCTTAATTACGTTTTCATCATTGACATCTCTCGAAATTCTCTTAATTAGTTCAAATTCTCCCCCAATCTCTCGAATATTCATATCTTTTTCCTGCACTCTTTGTTAATCTTAATTGAACAAAATTCGCCACACATGGAGCAGTAGTCACCTTTTATATTACCTCTTAATTTTTTTGCTTTTTCTGGATTCATGGAATAACTAAACATTTTATTCCAATCGAGATTGCTTCTTGCTTTTGACATTTCTAAATCTATTCTTTCTGCATGTGCAACACCGTGTGCAATGTCAATTGAATGTGCGGCAATTTTTGACGCAATAATCCCATCAATTACATCTTGAACATCAGGCAATCCAAGATGTTCCATGGGGGTTATAGAACAGAGATAATCTGCTCCATGATATGCAGCTAAAGCGCTCCCTATTGCTCCAGCAATATGATCATAACCAGGGGATATATCCGTGACCACTGGCCCCAGTATGTAAAAAGGGGCTCCGTTACAATATTTTTTTTCTAGTTCTACATTTTTCCTGATTTGATTAAACGGCACATGTCCAGGGCCTTCTATGATAACCTGAACGCCCCGATCCAAAGCCTTTTGAGATAAAGACCCCAATATTTTAAGTTCTTCAATCTGTGCATCGTCTGTAGAATCTGCCAAACACCCGGGCCTTAATCCATCACCTAAACTTAAAACAACATCGTATTTTTTCACCATGGCTACAATTTTATCAAAATTAGTATAAAGAGGATTTTCTTTGTCGTGAAATATCATCCATTTCAGGATTAAACTTCCCCCACGGGAAACGATTCTAGTAACTCTTTTCTCTAATAACGGAATACATTCTTTAGTAACTCCGCAGTGTAATGTAAGAAAATCAACGCCATCTTCGATATGTGATTGAATTGAATCTAAAAAATCTCTTTCTTTTATTTCTCCCACATTGTTTATGCCAGAAAAAACCTGATATACCGGGACTGTCCCAACTGGTATTTCAGAATTGTTAAGTATCGTCTTACGTATTTTCTGAATATCTCCAGCAGTGCTTAAATCCATCACCGTATCGGCTCCGTATCTAATCGAAGCGCTAAGTTTCTTAAGTTCAGTTTCAACGTTGTTATTAACAGGCGAGGTACCAATATTGGCATTAACTTTTATCCTAAGATCTTTTCCAATGCCTATGGGTCTGCATTTATGTTTTTTACTCTTCAAAATGACAGCATGGCCAGCTTTAATATTTCTTATCAATTGATTTATAGGAATTCCCTCTTGAATGGCTACCGTTTTCATCTCTTCAGTTACGATTCCTGCATTTGCATATTCTATCTGAGTATTATTCATTCTTGCACCTTTGATTATACCTCTAAATTCCATGATTTTCTGATAAACGTCATCTGAATTCAATATAGAAGAGATACAAGCTATGGAATCTGCACCATTTTGAAGAGTTTGCTCTACATTTTCTTTGTCTATTCCCCCAATAGCAACTATAGGTATATCGACGACTTCTTTTACCTTTCTTATCATTTCTACCCCACATGGAATTCCTGCATTTTTTTTAGTAGAAGAATAAAAAATAGGGCTCAAGGCTATATAATCGGCCGTGAAATTCACAGCTTGCAGGGCTTCTGGAACGTTGTGCACAGTAATTCCGATTATTTTGTCTTTGCCCAGTAGTTTTCTTGCAAGATCTAAAGGTATGTCTTCTTGCCCAACGTGAATTCCATCACTATCAACTGCAAGAGCAACATCAACATTATCATTGACTAGAAAAATGGCTTTGCCACTGCAGAGTTCTTTTATAGCTTGTGCTTCTTCAATCATTTTTCGAACAGGCTTTTCTTTCTCTCGATATTGGATAATCTTACACCCTGCTTTGAGTGCAGATTTAACATCTTCTAGTAAGCCTTTTTTGCTGAGCGTAGAATCTGTGATAAAATAAAAATCAAAGTATTTCAATTTTTTCCATCTCTCTTATTTTTTCAGAAGTAAGATTATATGCTTCATCAATCAAGAATGTTTTAAAAGAACTCGGGCCAGAAGATTTTTTAGCAGCCAATTCTCCAGCTATCCCAAAACAAGAAAGGGCCACTGAAGCTGCAAGTCCGTAATCCTTTTCTATCGCCGCAAATGCCCCAATAACGGATGCGGCCATGCATCCAGTTCCGACCACCGCGCTCATCATCTTATCTCCATTGTGCACAAGGTATACCTTGTTTTTGTCTGCCACGATATCTTCTTTCTCTGTTATCACAACTGCCATTTTTCTCTCTCGAGCTAATTTCTTTGCAATTTCAGTTAAATCAAAATTGACAAAAGAGGTCTCAACGCCTCTTGTCTTCACCTTTTTCCCAGACAATCTTGCAATCTCTGAAGCGTTTCCTTTTAGGATGTTTATTTTTACTTCATCGAGTATCTGTAAAACGGCATCTTCCCTGTATTTAGTCGATCCTACCCCTACGGTGTCCAAGACTATGGGGATGCCCATTTGATTAGCCCCTTTTCCTGCTAAAATCATAGAATCAAGCATCGAACTAGTAATTGTGCCAATATTTAACACAAGAGAGTATGAGAGCATGGCCATGGAATAACACTCTTCTTTAGCATGGGCCATTACAGGTAAAGCTCCAAAAGCTCTTGTAATGCTTGCACAATCGTATATAGTTACCCAGTTGGTCAGATGATGTACCAGTGGACTAATCTCCCTAACTTTTTCTAATAAATCATTTTCAATCATATTTTCCTCACAATAAGCTGAGAACTTTATTGGCAACATCTTTGGCAGAATTTCCCAAAACATAAGAGCAGGGTTCTATGCCAAAATCGCCTTTGTGGAGTAGTATGTCAAAAGAGCAGTTATCTTCTATCTTGTAGTCTGGAGTTAAGTAAGAATATGACAGTCCTTTATTCTTTAGGGATATGTCAAATTTTAGATTCATTATGGATTTTATGTTCTTATTAATGCTTTTTAGATACAGCAGAAGGGAGGCTAAATGTTTGCTTTTCCCAAACTGGATGCTGTTAATTGATGAAACCTTGTCGTCCAACATTATAATCCCGTTTAAGAACGAGGCTACATCTGATAGAGTGTTTGGATTTTTTTTGCTCAATGCCAGATTAATTTTTACTTCTGGAAGTAGATGCCCTATATCTTTTCCTTTAAGTAAATAAAATGCATCAGTTAAATCACGAATTATTTCCTTTTTCTCTTCAGACAATACCTCAGATTCATCTGCAATATATTTTTCTCCACAATGTTTGCTGAAAGAAATACTCGTTTGAAAATACAGATTAGCATTCCCTTCAATTTTTGTAAGTATTTTGTCTACATACATTTTGAGATTATCAGGAATATCTACTTTAGAGGAGATATAATTGCTCACCATCGGCTGAGTCAGATTAAGTATGCCGGCTATTTTTGCCTGCTCTAATCCTTTTTCATAAAGATTTTTAGCTAATACCTTTTTTAAAAGAATGGCATCATCGTTGTCTAAAATAATTAGATTATCAACCATATAAATCATTTATTTTTTATATAAGTAGTTTATATAGTTTTCCATTCATTTTTCATAAGTTCGATCGAAAGGCTTTTATCCTTGTATTTATTGAGTTTTAGGCGATTTTAGAAAGATGAGAGAGTTTATTTCTAATGAAGTAGATACCATAGCTATTGGTAGGAAAGAACTCAAAATACCGACCAGCAGATCAAAAAGTGCATTGAGTATTTACAGAGGGGGCACAGCGAGAGGTACGTGGCCTTAAGATTAGGGCCAGACTGGACGAGGGAGAATGTCAGGTATTACAAGAGAAAATTTCTATCTTAACTATTCCTAAGTTAAAATTAAATATTTAATAAAAGTAAAAAGAAAATTTATTTCTCCTTGTCAAATCCAAGTCTCTTCATGAATTGTTGCATTGGAGTGGGGTTTGGTAGTATATCTATCTTATTAGTGTATCTTCAGTATTTTAAATTTTTAACTTTCTTTGCAAGTAAAATTGCTACAAAGCCTCCAACTGACATTCGGATTATATTAAATGGAACTTCGATAAGGGCAACTGCAGGTGGTATCATAAAAATACTGACTTCAACAAGATAATACCCAACTATCATTATTATCCCTCCTGCTATTATTGCAGTTATCCTAATGGCAGTTTTCTCTTTATTTTCCGCAATTTTTCCAACTATAAATCCTTCTAGCCCTTTTATTACAAAAGTAAAGGGGCAAATGCAGCGTAAGGGGAACTAAGATCTGCTAGGGCGGGCCCAATGGCTCCTACAAGCCCCCCGACAATAGGCCCAAATACAATTGCAGCAAGGTATATTACCGCTTCTCCAAAATTTAGGTATCCCCCAGTCTGCAGTATTGGTATTTGTAAAAATCTAGTTGCAACGAAAGCAAGGGCAGAGAATACAGCTACAATGCTTATCAATTTTGATTTATTAATTTTGTTCAACTCTTTTCACCTCTTCTTATTTTGACATTGTTTGAATCATTAGATTTCGTTGAAAAGCCGAAATCATAAAATTAAAATAATATATAAACATTTGGGTAGATACCCAAAAATGAGTAAATATTTAATTTATAGTCTAGCATTTTTGTTCGATTACTTCCTGTACTCTACTCTTTTAGTCTGATGCCTTCTCTACATCCCTGTTTGATACTATTGGCAAAAGTACCTATTTCTTCTAAATGCATCTCTGGATTATCAAGATTTTTCTCATAAATCAAAGCTATCGCACTTCCAGTAATTACCCCATTTGCACCTGCCGCTATAATATCTCTAGCATGTTCCGGTTTCGAAATTCCAAATCCTACAAGTAGTGGGATGTCAGAGTATTTACGGACTCTTTTGATGAGGTCAAAAGTTGAATCCTGAATATCTTTTCTGGCGCCAGTTACCCCTGTTACAGAGACTACGTAAAGGAACCCCCTTGCACGCTTGATAATCTCCTTTAATCTTCTTTCTGGCGTTGTGGGTGCAACAAGGAATATTATTTCAATTCCATGTTTATTACCAGATTCCAAAAGAGGATCTGCTTCTTCATATGGCACATTTGGAACAATCAATCCGTCTGCACCGGCTTCTTTTATGGATTCAATAAATTTATCAATTCCCTTGTGGTAGACGATATTGTAATAGCTAGTAACAATAATAGAATTTGATACCCCGGATTCCCTGAGAAGTCTTATCCCTTCAATTGCTTTTGATGGTGTCATCCCTCCTTTTAATGCCCTTTCACACGCCCTCTGAAAAACTGGGCCATCTGATGTTGGATCAGAAAAGGGGATGCCAAATTCAATTATGTCTACCCCTCTATCACATAGCACCACGATAGCTTTTTTCGAAAAGTTCTCGTTTGGGTCCCCATAGTACACATGCGCCATATATACGGGCTCTTTTTTAGAGAAAAGATTATCTAGTCTCATTTTTTTCCTCCAAATCTAAAACAATATTGACATCCTTATCTCCTCGGCCAGAAAGGCACACTATTAAGGATTCGTCAGGATCCAAGTTCGGTGCCATCTTGCATGCTTGAGCTACAGCATGAGCGCTCTCCAATGCAGGCAGTATACCTTCTAATCTTGAAAGGAGATAAAAAGCATTTAGGGCCTCATCATCATTTATGGCAACATATTCTGCCCTTCCAATCTCTTTATAATAGGCGTGCTCAGGCCCTACCCCAGGATAATCAAGGCCTGCTGAAATTGAATGAGTTTCGCTTATCTGGCCTTCTCTGTCCTGAATAAAGTAGCTAAGTTCTCCATGAAGTTCTCCTATGCTCCCATAGCACAAAGATGCGCCATGCATTCCAATCCCAGTTCCTTTGCCTCCGGCCTCAACACCAATCATTTTGACATCTGTATCAAAAAATGGGTTAAAAAGACCTATTGCATTACTTCCCCCTCCAACACATGCGATAAGATGGGAAGGTAGTTTTCCTTCCTTTCCCATAATCTGGTCTTTAGCTTCTTTTCCTATTACAGTTTGGAAATCTCTTACCATTGAAGGATAAGGATGTGGCCCTACAACAGAACCTATTACATAATGTGTATTTTCACAGTTTGCAATATAGTCCCTTAATGCATCGTTTATGGCATCCTTAAGTGTCTTTGATCCAGATGTAACTGGAATTACATTTGCACCAAATAACTTCATTCTGAAGACATTTAATGCCTGTCTTTGAATATCGACTTCACCCATATATACTTCGCATTCAAGTCCCAATGCCGCGACAGTGGCTGCCGTTGCAACGCCGTGTTGGCCCGCACCTGTTTCCGCAATTATCCTTTTTTTGCCCATTGTCTTAGCTAAGAGTACTTGTCCAATAGTGTTATTGATCTTATGTGCGCCTGTATGCGCAAGATCTTCTCTTTTTAAATAGACCTTTGCACCACCAAGATGCTCTGTAAGTTTTTTAGCATGGTAGAGGGGCGTGGGCCTTCCCGCAAATTCCCTAAGATAATACTCAAGTTTCTTCTGAAACTCTTCATCTTTAGAATACTTCTGGTAAGCATCATCTAATTCTTCCAATATTGGCATGAGGGTTTCCGGTACAAACTGACCTCCAAATTTGCCATAATACGCTTTTTCATTTTTCAATTCTTACACCTCTTGATAAATTCAATTATCTTCTCCTCTGATTTAGCCCCCAACTTTGATTCGACACCCGATGAAACATCAACAGAATAAGGCCTAATCTTCAATGCAATCTCTACATTTTGCGGATTAAGGCCACCCGCTATTCCAAATCTTCTACAGTAATTAATGTAAGGAATTAGCATGCCCTCATAGTTATATTGTAATCCTAATCCCCCAGTAATCTTATTTAAGGAGGGTTCGAAAACAATCATGTCGCATGCTTCTGCAAATGAATCTAGGTCTTCAACTGAAACTTCGAGTTTTCCAGTTTCTATATCTATACTAACGGCCCTATAGACTCTAAATCCACAATCTTTCACTCTCTCTAGCTCGTTGGTATCCAAAGTATAAATCTGAACAGCATCGGCACCAACGAAGTCAGCTTTCTTTATGATTTCTTCAGAGTTTTTTGGAAATCCAATTAGTGTGGATAATGTCATCGGACCAATCCCCCCTATTATGTTTTTTATATTGTCTAGGGAGATGCTTCTTGCTCTGCCTTCGACATTGACAAAGCCTAATGAATCTGCGTCTGCTTTTTCACAGATAAGAGCATCTTCAAGCGTTCTTATGCCGCACACCTGAACTTTTGTCATTTAACCACCTCTTTTCCCTTATCTACAAACTCCCTTATCTTATCAGTTATATCCTCAGATTCCATTATGCTAGTTCCTATCAAAACAGCGTCAAGACGATTATTAGAAAGGCAGAATAGCTCCTCTATGTCTTGTTCAGAGAATACACCTGAAGCGCTTACAAGAACATCTTTTTCTGGAAGATTTTTCCCAATAGAGATATTAGATAAATTGATTTCAAAATCTCCATAGATGTTTCGGTTGTTAATCTCAACTATCCTTCTTTCTATTGAAGGAACTGAGCTTATCTCTTCCAAAGAGTTTGCTTCAAAGAAGGGCTCTAGATCTAGCTTTTGTCCGAATTGTATAAACTCTTCTTTATTGACTTTCAAAGTTTCTAGCACTCTAATCATAGAAAGGTATGCATCTGCACCAAAAACACTACACTCTGAAAGATGGATTGGTGTGTAAAAGAATCCCTTTGCAAGTATCGGTAAATCTGTAGCTTCTCTGGCCTTTTTCAGAAACTGCATGCTGCCGTTAAATTTTCTTGGCTCTACAAGTACTGAAATTGCACTGGCCCCTCCATGTTCAAGCTCTTCTACAATGCCTGCAATGTTTTCTATAGTAATGGCTTTCAAATTACCTTTTGAAGGTGAAGATGGCTTTATTTCTGCTATTATCCTAATACCTTTTTTTCTACCTTCCTTTAGGAAGTTATATAAACTTCTCTTCTTTTTTACTTCTACGATGAGTTTGTTTTCAATAATTTCTCCAACAGCAGCACCTAGACTATTCTTGAGTCTCATTTTAACTCCCTCTCTAGTTAGTGTCTTGACTCTTTCATATTCTGAATTATTCATTCTATATCTCCCGTCCAAATGTCCTTGATATGGACTTTAACTCCCTCATCAATCCATTAAGATCCAAGGTACTTATCGTCTGATCGGCATCGCTTACTGATTTCTGTGGGGCAGTATGGGCTTCAATATTAATACCATCTGCACCACAAGCAATTGCAGCAAATGCCATTGGTTTTACAATATCTCTTCTACCAGTGCCATGACTAGGATCGACAATCACAGGTAGATGACTTTCGGCCTTCAATACGGGAACAATACTCAAGTCCAAGGTATTTCTTGTAAAATCAGAAAATGTTCTTATCCCTCGCTCACATAGAATAACATTCTCATTCCCCCCTGCTAAAATGTACTCGGTGGCCGATAGAAATTCTTTCAAAGTTGCCCACATTCCACGTTTTAGAAGTACTGGTTTGTCACATTTCCCTAGCTCCTTCAATAAGGGGTAGTTTTGCATGTTCCTTGTTCCAACTTGTAGAATATCTGCATATTTGGATACAAGAGTTACATCTCTCGTATCTATAACTTCGGTGCATATTGGAAGGTCAGTTTCTTCCTTTGCGGCTACCAGGAATTTAAGACCTTCTTTTCCAAGCCCCTGGAAATCTTTTGGCGCTGTACGTGGTTTAAATGCA
This window encodes:
- the thiL gene encoding thiamine-phosphate kinase yields the protein MNIREIGGEFELIKRISRDVNDENVIKGIGDDCAVIKYKNNSYLLITTDMMVENDHFSLKWHTPIQIGNKLMEVNVSDIVAMGGTPKYAFVSMSIKKDTQVEFIDEFYNGLCESTKKHGVHILGGDTTHGTEYVFNITLLGEVEAGLLRLRSGAKLGDLICVTGNLGGNAAGLNLLQFGKEGFFDNYLKVKSRSAVEAKIIAKYATSMIDVSDGLASEIKHICEESKVGAEILYDRIPLSNETIASGNILGMDPHDFALYGGEDFELVFTISKGNIDNLRANFNDFTIVGKIVKGDVALLKNNQKIELKKGYDHFE
- the thiC gene encoding phosphomethylpyrimidine synthase ThiC → MKYFDFYFITDSTLSKKGLLEDVKSALKAGCKIIQYREKEKPVRKMIEEAQAIKELCSGKAIFLVNDNVDVALAVDSDGIHVGQEDIPLDLARKLLGKDKIIGITVHNVPEALQAVNFTADYIALSPIFYSSTKKNAGIPCGVEMIRKVKEVVDIPIVAIGGIDKENVEQTLQNGADSIACISSILNSDDVYQKIMEFRGIIKGARMNNTQIEYANAGIVTEEMKTVAIQEGIPINQLIRNIKAGHAVILKSKKHKCRPIGIGKDLRIKVNANIGTSPVNNNVETELKKLSASIRYGADTVMDLSTAGDIQKIRKTILNNSEIPVGTVPVYQVFSGINNVGEIKERDFLDSIQSHIEDGVDFLTLHCGVTKECIPLLEKRVTRIVSRGGSLILKWMIFHDKENPLYTNFDKIVAMVKKYDVVLSLGDGLRPGCLADSTDDAQIEELKILGSLSQKALDRGVQVIIEGPGHVPFNQIRKNVELEKKYCNGAPFYILGPVVTDISPGYDHIAGAIGSALAAYHGADYLCSITPMEHLGLPDVQDVIDGIIASKIAAHSIDIAHGVAHAERIDLEMSKARSNLDWNKMFSYSMNPEKAKKLRGNIKGDYCSMCGEFCSIKINKECRKKI
- the thiM gene encoding hydroxyethylthiazole kinase, with product MIENDLLEKVREISPLVHHLTNWVTIYDCASITRAFGALPVMAHAKEECYSMAMLSYSLVLNIGTITSSMLDSMILAGKGANQMGIPIVLDTVGVGSTKYREDAVLQILDEVKINILKGNASEIARLSGKKVKTRGVETSFVNFDLTEIAKKLARERKMAVVITEKEDIVADKNKVYLVHNGDKMMSAVVGTGCMAASVIGAFAAIEKDYGLAASVALSCFGIAGELAAKKSSGPSSFKTFLIDEAYNLTSEKIREMEKIEIL
- a CDS encoding ECF transporter S component, coding for MCPFTFVIKGLEGFIVGKIAENKEKTAIRITAIIAGGIIMIVGYYLVEVSIFMIPPAVALIEVPFNIIRMSVGGFVAILLAKKVKNLKY
- a CDS encoding ECF transporter S component → MNKINKSKLISIVAVFSALAFVATRFLQIPILQTGGYLNFGEAVIYLAAIVFGPIVGGLVGAIGPALADLSSPYAAFAPLLL
- the trpA gene encoding tryptophan synthase subunit alpha, encoding MRLDNLFSKKEPVYMAHVYYGDPNENFSKKAIVVLCDRGVDIIEFGIPFSDPTSDGPVFQRACERALKGGMTPSKAIEGIRLLRESGVSNSIIVTSYYNIVYHKGIDKFIESIKEAGADGLIVPNVPYEEADPLLESGNKHGIEIIFLVAPTTPERRLKEIIKRARGFLYVVSVTGVTGARKDIQDSTFDLIKRVRKYSDIPLLVGFGISKPEHARDIIAAGANGVITGSAIALIYEKNLDNPEMHLEEIGTFANSIKQGCREGIRLKE
- the trpB gene encoding tryptophan synthase subunit beta; the protein is MKNEKAYYGKFGGQFVPETLMPILEELDDAYQKYSKDEEFQKKLEYYLREFAGRPTPLYHAKKLTEHLGGAKVYLKREDLAHTGAHKINNTIGQVLLAKTMGKKRIIAETGAGQHGVATAATVAALGLECEVYMGEVDIQRQALNVFRMKLFGANVIPVTSGSKTLKDAINDALRDYIANCENTHYVIGSVVGPHPYPSMVRDFQTVIGKEAKDQIMGKEGKLPSHLIACVGGGSNAIGLFNPFFDTDVKMIGVEAGGKGTGIGMHGASLCYGSIGELHGELSYFIQDREGQISETHSISAGLDYPGVGPEHAYYKEIGRAEYVAINDDEALNAFYLLSRLEGILPALESAHAVAQACKMAPNLDPDESLIVCLSGRGDKDVNIVLDLEEKNETR
- a CDS encoding phosphoribosylanthranilate isomerase, with translation MTKVQVCGIRTLEDALICEKADADSLGFVNVEGRARSISLDNIKNIIGGIGPMTLSTLIGFPKNSEEIIKKADFVGADAVQIYTLDTNELERVKDCGFRVYRAVSIDIETGKLEVSVEDLDSFAEACDMIVFEPSLNKITGGLGLQYNYEGMLIPYINYCRRFGIAGGLNPQNVEIALKIRPYSVDVSSGVESKLGAKSEEKIIEFIKRCKN
- a CDS encoding indole-3-glycerol-phosphate synthase, which gives rise to MNNSEYERVKTLTREGVKMRLKNSLGAAVGEIIENKLIVEVKKKRSLYNFLKEGRKKGIRIIAEIKPSSPSKGNLKAITIENIAGIVEELEHGGASAISVLVEPRKFNGSMQFLKKAREATDLPILAKGFFYTPIHLSECSVFGADAYLSMIRVLETLKVNKEEFIQFGQKLDLEPFFEANSLEEISSVPSIERRIVEINNRNIYGDFEINLSNISIGKNLPEKDVLVSASGVFSEQDIEELFCLSNNRLDAVLIGTSIMESEDITDKIREFVDKGKEVVK
- the aroF gene encoding 3-deoxy-7-phosphoheptulonate synthase — protein: MKLQSNLSSAVEEIISCKLKRENRAVIGEVPLIDGGDVEGVRALSFPEHALPLSKPYKLVSREYNKENTIIDLDGIQIGGKKIVVMAGPCTVESKEQIIDIAKEVKSSGATILRGGAFKPRTAPKDFQGLGKEGLKFLVAAKEETDLPICTEVIDTRDVTLVSKYADILQVGTRNMQNYPLLKELGKCDKPVLLKRGMWATLKEFLSATEYILAGGNENVILCERGIRTFSDFTRNTLDLSIVPVLKAESHLPVIVDPSHGTGRRDIVKPMAFAAIACGADGINIEAHTAPQKSVSDADQTISTLDLNGLMRELKSISRTFGREI